The Glycine soja cultivar W05 chromosome 4, ASM419377v2, whole genome shotgun sequence genomic sequence AACTTGAACTATGCAGTGGGATGTTTTTCATGAAGAAACAAAGTAGCATGATGCTCTGTATTCAACCTTGGAGTGCTTAGGTTGCTGAGATTCATTTGTTAGCGTATGGCCTGCGAGTTGGCGCGTAAAATTTTGGACAAGTGAACCCGACTCTGGGATGGTAAGCCCAATATAATCAGGCCTAATATATACTGAAAATTACCTAGACTAGAGGTacatagaagataaaaatactTGTATATGTTTCTTCATTGATTGGTTCCTTTCCAAAAAGATATACTCTTACATAAACCTAATTTGATGCCAATTAATGGATAatgctcaatcatttttcaacatctcattatttaaaataaaaaagtaatataatttataatatgaataTCTAAGCTTATCCGATGGTGTCTTTTAACTACTTAAGTCATCAATGAATATTAGTAAGCTCATGATATTACAATAAAGCCAAGCTGTGATATAAACTCTTGAGTTGTTAAggaattttttcaaaagaaagttACTTACCTTATTCTTAACCACTTGTGCCAACCTAGATTCACACATTACTGAATTATATGTATAAACACATgcttttttctatatttaaacAAACATTCACTAGGTATTTTCAAAGTGATAATTTGAATTACAGCCAATGCAATCAttattatagttggtgacaCATGCAAAAGTATTTGTGCAAATTTAATATAGTTATTTATAGttataatgaataaaatatttaaaattgtcttGAATAAGATTGCCTCTTAAAGAAGatatttgtaaagttcaattcattctatttcAGAAAGTCCAATCCAAAATGGATTTTACATTCCCATTGAGTTTTCCAAAATGTAATGGGatgcaagaaaaaaatttaaaggtgTAGAAAGCAATAGTCAACACGAGTAGTGTTTGCTTTTCTTAAAGATAGTACCAGCCTCcctcattaaagaaaaaaatagctcCGGCCCAAAACGTAATCGTCTCCTAAACATTGAAGCTTATGtgttattttaacttatttcataaacttattttctttttttaaaaaaatatttaaaaatttatttaattaattgcatTTTCCAGTCTCtttactttaaattattatataattccggtcttctaatttttttagctacctaaacctttttttaaaataaataaatttggtcttCTCAttgatttttacttatttaaaactttcaaattctcattttctaatcaaattattttaattgtttttaaattgcCCTCTTTTACTTTAAAGTCACTATAGCCtttcatattttcttcatcttatcATCCAATAAAGAAATGAATTGTCTCATGTTAAATTTTTAGATGATTTTATGGGGtgaaaattttgcatttttatctcttttataaatatttataaatttcaataagGACTTGCTTATTTAAACTTTACAAGgaaatatataaacttttttttttttcgtgagATGGTGTAAAAATTTAAGTCCATTTTCATCTAATACTATTATCAGAAGGGACACCTTTGATCTCTTTTATATATTCTACATAATTTAGTGCAAATTTTACATCATAGGAACAGACATGGATTGAGAATTGTGTCTAGTATCATTTGCCAGTGATTAATGAACTTAAACACAACCTTAGTTGAAAGACAAACCTTTTCAACATACTTTTCTCTATTTCCCATGCCCACATATATATGACGCGTTTTGTGTATCCTTTTTACTCAATGAATGGGGTAGTGGATCCAAAGAGAAAGAACCAGATGCTATCTGATTAACGACAATAATGCGCAAAGGTTATACAGATGATTGCGTAGATTGCAATCAAAGCGAAGACCGTATTGTAAATGCAGACAAAAGTGATGGCTTTGTGGACATGGACTGTTAGTaaggaggaaaagaaaaagtggagaTGTTGAAAAGCCTAACAACAAGCACAAACCCGATTTTCCACTGGTCGATGGAACATATCTGAAACCTTATCTAAAGCACTGTCTCTTCCTTCCGTCCAGATCATCACTTGTTTCTGATTCTACGTGTGTGATGCACAtacaagtttttaaatttatgagaattaattaataatgcttAGCTATATGTAATAAAGAAATTAGTGAAGACTCTTATATCACTcaatactttttctttatttttcctctaTCTGAATCTGGTATCTTTTCGTtggaaattaataattaatatcttaaaatactgaaatttatttaaaaaaattgatctttaacaacaaatattttttcttagacCAGAACATATGATATAGTATCTCTAACGTCCTATTTAAGAAGACAATCATGCCAAACCATATTAATTGGTTTTTCCTCCATCATTGCCAACTTCTTCGCTCCATAGTCATCATCAATTCATCGTCATAATCCTCCTTTAGAACCAAATACCCAATCATGCCAAATTATTGGTTGGTCCACCTACTCTATCCCTCGCACCCTGCCAACGTGGCACCGCAAATTCATTTTCATCTGTGGAactaaaatctaaataaaaagaatcaatGTGTACATGCTCCTTACTTTGTTCACCAACTTGCTAGCAAACTGCAAAGGAAATCAACATTAATTGGAGAACCAGCATCAATGCCATATATAGGACATCGATCCTTCAATTTGaagttatcttatttattttctctctaatCTAGTTCAATCTTTTTGGTGTCTACTTTAGTACATTTCgagtatcttttttttttttttaataatcccAATTATTCCCAATCATACTTTGGTTTAATTAATGCTTTTAATTCTGTCGACTGTGCTTAAGTCAATACCTGTCTAATCGGGCAAGAGGTTTGTCGATATAGAGACTATATATACACTATATATTTTCATGATAGGAAATCCTTAGTTCACTTAATTAGTTACTATTCTTTATGTCTTAAAGTCTATGAaacctattttataaaatttatttccacACAGAACAGTTAAAGGTGAAGAAAGTTCAAATAATTAAGGGTAACTCGTCattccaatttcaatttctcaatcaTGATCCATTGAACTAATTGATTCGTCGGTGATTCATATCAATCATGTCCTACCaagtagtatatttttttaacccgTATTATTTCGTTTCAACTATGTATGCATTGCTTTTCattaaattatcataaattcTCTTAAACTACATTATTATAAAGCATTAAATATACTATGTATTGACCTTTCTACACGgacatattaacaaaaaaaaaatcatacatgaAACTAAGTAGAAAATCATATCCACAAGTCATTTTAAAGTAAGGTCTCGGTGACCTAAAAAAGCTAGAAAATCTTGCATAAACTGGGCTCAAATCTTAAAAGGGATCGATACTATTGTCtaagagattttttttgtgtaaaataaaAGGAGAGTCATTTTCCATGCAACAAAGGTTGAGTGCAGTTTGGATAGACCATTGTTAAACGAACATCTATATAAATTGTGACAACATTGATTTGAAAAACACAGAAATCTGTAATACTACTGCCGAAGACAAAATTGAAGCAGATTTCCATATGTTCATATAATAGCTATAAATCATTTCTTTATGTTTATGAATTGTGTGTTTGTGTTCACTAGAAGTGAAGGATAGGATCATAAACACGAACATGATTGATGGCTTAATTTTgtgaatttcttttatttcgAATTTTCATTCACACCACCACTACGAAACGCAATATTCTTAACATCCTCTTCACGTCTCTTCTCTACAATATTTTATAGttcttttaaaaagaaacattatatagtttttcaattTGTGACATTTAGATTTTACCATATAGTTAATTATTAGATGTGAAGTTCCTGAGGATCtcataatttcatataataatGGCTGTCTTTTTCTAACCCTAGAGAATTGAAAACAAATCACTGATGCTAGATTGCTAGTTGACTTTAATTTCACTCACAAGCAACTTGGCCTTGGTAGGaaatgcatataaataaataaatttggtaagaaatacatataaattatagaacTTTATTCAAAGTAGTTAAAtaagtcccccccccccccccccaaaaaaaaaaaaagaattaatgatgatgattctgaactGTTGGATGCAAAGATTAAGAGTGGGAAAACAAATGATAAACTAAGATGTGATCTGAAAGCTTGAGAAGCATGTTTCATAGTGGACGTTGCTTTCGTTTTTCACTTGTCATTCCTACTTGCTTCCTTGATGGATGGGTGCGTAGCTGCCTTTCACCTCTAACCACAACTccgatatttaattaaaaaaataaatagaaatttaaaaacccaattgaaaaaataataatttagagatctaattaaaaattgtcaaataattTATAGATCTAGGTTAATTTAACCAAATTTTTTTTCTGTGAATCCTCCTCATTAATAGTCCGATTAATATTTATGAGGCacaaaaatgatcaaaataacttatattttttaataaattatgttttgatgAATATATGTTTAAGAGActtaactatttattatttttgtcaaactatattaattaataatatttttgtaagcatattaacaatattaaatttaacattaatattCGAGTATGTGCACAGCAAATTTCAATACATGGTGgcatagatataattttttttaataaacacttattttagtttctagaattataatttaattatttaataattgattttatgaaaaagatactaaaataaatatataatattttttattatagaaaataaataatattttataaaataaagtattagtgagactttataaatttaaaattaaagtaataattaCTCCATGATTTTCTGTTATACACATTCGAATATGCACAATTTGTACTCTCGCATGTGCCGTGTGGACAAGGTTATAAGATTCTATAcatcttcttttaaaaaaaaattatatatcctatattcTTATGCATGAAGCAAattgataaaatgttttaatcaaaaaaacactttttgtgGTCAGCCAATTGAAGCGACCGTTCTACTGGTCAACCCACTATCGTCAAAGACAACGTTGTCCTGTCACACAGACAAACATTATAGAATGGCCAATGAGTGATTAGGGCATTCACAATGGTggaacttatttttttcttctattggaTACTACGTgtacatattatttattttattattgtccAATACCAACaccttttaatctttaaatctTTACAACTGTGCAACTTTCTTTTGATATTTCTAATGAGtcctaaaaaaaactcatttcattatattttattaataacctaTTTAATAGTctataattatcttatttataaataattaaaaattctaaattaataaacttttgAGACTATCATTacgtaaaatattttttaacctaataataaaataaaaaaggaaaaaaaaattgacctcAAATTTAACTACTGATTCACATGGAATGAATTTTGGTTTGAATCTATTGAATGAAAACAAACTAAAGTagaagttgaaatttttttaagaataaaaattagataaattttaGAGGTTTttgattgtgtaaaaaaattgaattatattctatttatattataaaagaatatatccGTCTCCCAATAGTATATTTGTTGCCAATACATCCGTTGGCAACAATATTTTTGCACTAATTAATATTAGTATAGTTGTTGAAATGAAATAACATTATAATAACTTCtgttttttttgcttttctgttttaattttacGGGCAAAGAAACATTGTTTCACGAAGTCACTGTTGTCACCGAAGCACCCATTTAAATGTTGCAATATGAGAGGGTGTTATCCGAGCACATTGCTTCCTCTGACACATTGTTTCTAAAGCAACCCGTTGAGGATGGTCTTAGATAGGAgtaagtttaataaaattaattttgaattataaaatttgtcaaaaaaaattaaatcataaaagataattatatttttacctCCAAATTAATTTCAACTACTTCTTTTACTTTCAAACATGTGCACAATGTAGGAAATGATTTTCTATGTAAACAATGAAGCCATAGGCAGGGACGAATTCAAAAGCCTGTCAaaggagtattttttttttctttataattatttaaatgtctaacttttaataagtaataatttttcaagaaaattatttactatttttacaaataaaattaaaattaaattttattttaaataataataaccttaaccattatcataaaaataacaaccaacaattaattttacatggttttattttggttataaGCTTAATCATTACAATAACAATAAGAAACACAAAtacataactaattttatactaattaatcttaatcattatgataataataacatagataattaatttacacaatTTTACTCTAACTAACTTATATTTATGTATACGAAAAGTGTCAAGGGAGGAGCGAGGGCTCAGCCCTGCTTGTCCGTCCCTGgccttaggtttttttttttttttgttataaccCTAAACATTTAGTTACATcaaattactttaaataattctgctaaaaaatctaaaagtaattttagtagaattatttcctttaattactcttttaatacatattacatatatatagttaaaGTTTAATAATGTGTACGTCAAATTACAAATTCTTAATAGATAGATaaacaattttagtttttataaattttaataattttatatttaataaataaattctttttaatgtataatattttaaaaatatataaaaatgtaaactataaaattatataattacaaatatcacatttatttaaaatttgatatacaTAATCATCgagattatatataaaaaaatattcaacagTTGAAATTcggaaaaaaaaagtcaacagTTAGATTatgaagattatatatatatatatatatatatatatatatatatatatatatatatatatatttgaattgctacaaattaatagaaaaatttaatataagaacgtgcatttattttattaatctttaCTAAATACcttaagaaaaacaattaaaaatcgatatctattaatttttattaaaaattactagaAACTAAattgataacattaaataatttctgtataaaaatgttattttttaaccaTCACTTTAAAAGTAATGGTTAACAACAAGACTGATAATTAATGTTGGTGAACCTTATAAAAAATGCTATAATGTCCtaaagatattaattaaaaaattaaaaatcattattaaatagtttaacttaatgtatttttaaaatatttttaataaaaatttctcTTTTTAGTTAATTCTTTATAATATCGGAGGCAGAAGTAAgactttgtatttttctttaatgcatTAACCATTtggcttaaatataattttaatttgtctattttactcaataaataatttttattccttcattttacaataaagatatttaatctttttatttttaaaaattcataatttttatttatttttcaattttatttatgttttatttattttattttagtgcaattaaatcataaatttaacatattcatttaagatattattaagaaacaatttattatttaaaatataagaaataatttattaattaaaatataagaaataaaaaatttaaatgtaaacaaaattaaaaatttgatcaaatttaagaattttctaaaataaaataccaaattcaaatatttttttttaaaataaaaaattaaaattataagtttaataatattaaaaaattataattatatttaaacttaattatttaatttttattacttaaaacattcatcaattttattaataattaatttttacagaAAAATCTATCACCACCAATTGAACCATTGGAATTTCATTTCTGTCTTTGATAAACAATAAATGAGTCCCCACAAACctattaatcaattataaattgttCTCTCCGGACCCTCCCACAACTCTCTCCATTCTTTCATCTTCTACCTCACATCCTAGCTCTTTGCTCGTTATTACATACAGTATATACTATATTCAGAAGATTGCTAGCTACATACTGCATCAATTCAACGTTGTTCTTGTTCACCATAGCTTCTGTCCCCAGAAATATCATGGGCTTTGATATCTCTAAACCAGGGCTTCGACTTGGTCTTGGTCTCCATGATGATCACTCATCAGAAAATTGCATGATGAAGACCAATGAACAAAGGCAAAGGCAAAGACAAAGACAAAGCCAGAAGAAAAAGGAAGCAGATCCATGTAACAAGGCTTACCCATCACTTAAGTTAGGACCACCCGATGATGAGGCAAACAATAATAATCAACAAATTACAAATATTGAATCCGATGAATATTATTATTTCCACCCACATGCCTCTTCTAGATCTCCAAGTGCAGTGTcttcattttccaactcatctaTCATcatcaagagagagagagaacaacTTGAGTTAGAGGTAGAGAAGATTTCGCTATCAAGAGATTTTGTCGAGGTTGACGAAAATGGTAACCCCAAGAAGAAACTTAGGCTCACCAAAGAACAATCTGCAGTCTTAGAAGATAGCTTCAAAGAGCATTATACTATCAGTCCGGTATGTTACATTTCTAAACTAATCAATAAATAACTCTAAATCCACCTCCAACatctttttactattttttccaACAACAaagatttgaattatttttatgattttaagatattataaataatttatttaagaattaatagGAATATAAGATATTTATGGCATCCACATAAATTTAAGGGTAGTGatactgttgttgttgttgttgggagTAGTAGAACAAGTTTTCGTTTAATGAAGTCCTCTCTCTCCCGATCTCTTTCCCTTGCACATCTCTATAAACTTATTCAACTATTAATCTAGATAATAATTGTACCAAAATTCTTAGATTTTTCTGGCTATCATATATAGCAGCtctcttataattatttttaattattactaatGGATACTAATATGATTTTGAGTCTTAATTTCGATGATCTTGatgttttaaaatgattattggTTTTTTGATCTGGAGTCTGAGGCTCTTTTAACATCCTTTCATTTACTTTGAGATTTGCTTCAGAAACAGAAGCAAGAATTGGCAAAGAAACTGAATCTTCGGACTAGACAAGTGGAGGTGTGGTTTCAGAACAGAAGAGCGAGGTTAACTAGTTTCTCAGATATTTGGACTACTTACAtatgcttttatatatatatattacaaatctACGCATGATGCTCCCGTTCACAGTAGAGAAATGCTCACAATACACACAttcttatacattttttaaaacacacttCTTATTATGGATTgacatttatta encodes the following:
- the LOC114408800 gene encoding homeobox-leucine zipper protein HOX15-like, producing MGFDISKPGLRLGLGLHDDHSSENCMMKTNEQRQRQRQRQSQKKKEADPCNKAYPSLKLGPPDDEANNNNQQITNIESDEYYYFHPHASSRSPSAVSSFSNSSIIIKREREQLELEVEKISLSRDFVEVDENGNPKKKLRLTKEQSAVLEDSFKEHYTISPKQKQELAKKLNLRTRQVEVWFQNRRARTKLKQTEVERELLKKCCETLTEENKMLEKELQELKSTKTSMGPFYMQLPVESLRICPSCERISGGNNGSSPTTALLEAPKAHKDQPFYKNNYTFTQSSAAFAS